One window from the genome of Candidatus Margulisiibacteriota bacterium encodes:
- the rpmF gene encoding 50S ribosomal protein L32, giving the protein MAVPKKKTTKAKRDQRRAHWKVTMPEISTCPTCHAEVRPHHVCTACGEYQGRQILKKQETTN; this is encoded by the coding sequence ATGGCTGTACCAAAGAAGAAAACAACTAAAGCAAAGAGAGATCAGCGACGTGCTCATTGGAAAGTAACAATGCCCGAGATTTCTACTTGCCCAACCTGTCACGCTGAGGTTAGACCTCATCATGTGTGCACTGCTTGTGGTGAATATCAAGGAAGACAGATATTAAAAAAACAAGAAACTACGAACTAA
- the fabG gene encoding 3-oxoacyl-[acyl-carrier-protein] reductase has translation MSLKGKVAVVTGGARGIGKAIAMELASRGADIAILDMASSETPKELIADYGVRSIDVMCNVADEASAEKSIEEVIEKLGSVDILINNAGITRDNLMLRMKHEEWDAVISINLTGVYNMCKAVVRPMMKAKSGKIVNIASVVGQMGNPGQANYSAAKAGVIGLTKTIAREFAKKNIQANAVAPGFIDTDMTKKLSQEVVNYFISNIPTGTFGTPEDVAKAVAFLSSADANYITGQVINVDGGLVMS, from the coding sequence ATGAGTTTAAAAGGAAAAGTTGCAGTAGTTACAGGTGGAGCCAGAGGAATTGGTAAAGCAATCGCGATGGAACTAGCTTCCAGAGGTGCTGATATAGCTATTTTAGATATGGCTAGCAGTGAAACACCAAAAGAGCTTATAGCTGATTATGGAGTTAGGTCTATTGATGTTATGTGTAATGTAGCTGATGAAGCAAGTGCTGAGAAATCCATAGAAGAAGTTATTGAAAAGTTAGGTTCTGTAGACATTCTTATCAATAACGCAGGGATTACTAGAGATAATCTAATGTTACGTATGAAACATGAAGAATGGGATGCAGTTATTAGTATCAACTTAACGGGTGTCTATAATATGTGTAAAGCTGTTGTTAGACCAATGATGAAAGCTAAATCAGGCAAGATAGTTAATATTGCTTCTGTAGTTGGTCAAATGGGTAATCCAGGACAGGCTAATTATTCAGCAGCAAAAGCAGGCGTGATTGGTTTAACAAAAACAATTGCAAGAGAATTTGCTAAAAAGAATATTCAAGCAAACGCTGTTGCTCCTGGGTTTATTGACACAGACATGACCAAGAAACTTTCTCAAGAAGTGGTTAATTATTTTATAAGTAATATTCCTACAGGTACGTTTGGTACTCCTGAGGATGTTGCAAAAGCAGTAGCATTTTTGAGTTCTGCTGATGCGAATTACATAACAGGACAAGTCATCAATGTTGATGGCGGTCTTGTAATGAGCTAA
- the acpP gene encoding acyl carrier protein, producing MNEQEIYEKVKAVVVEQLGVSESEVTKTASFVEDLGADSLDSVELLMALEEEFGTEISDEDAEGLKSVSDTITYIKGKQ from the coding sequence ATGAATGAACAAGAAATTTATGAAAAAGTAAAGGCAGTTGTTGTAGAGCAGTTAGGTGTTAGCGAAAGCGAAGTCACAAAGACGGCTTCATTCGTAGAAGATCTAGGTGCGGATTCTCTGGACAGTGTGGAGTTATTAATGGCTCTTGAAGAAGAGTTTGGGACAGAAATTTCTGATGAAGATGCAGAAGGTCTTAAGTCAGTGTCAGATACAATTACTTACATCAAAGGTAAGCAATAA
- a CDS encoding ketoacyl-ACP synthase III, producing MEQNNYGIIGSGSAIPKKKLKNDDFQALGLETNDEWIVSRTGIKQRYICEEETTASLAIEASRKAIENAGIDKEEIDLIVVATTTPDYPLFPSTACLIQKELDIKKVAAFDISAACTGFICALDVAASMMKSGLYKKALVVGADTLSKYCDWTDRATVVLFGDGAGAVILSQVEEGYGLLATNIGAKGQDHDKLIVPIGGSKEALNKDNLDNPLRYIQMDGKAIYKFAVNIIVQLMDEALERAGLTKEDVTFLIPHQANKRMIDYAQEKLGLSDEQVYVNIDRYGNTSSASIPIAINEAMSKNLLKKGDIVITVGFGAGLTYGANVIKWI from the coding sequence ATGGAACAAAATAATTACGGAATAATTGGTTCAGGTTCGGCTATACCAAAAAAGAAACTAAAAAACGATGATTTTCAAGCATTAGGATTAGAAACAAACGATGAGTGGATCGTATCTAGAACTGGCATTAAACAACGTTATATCTGTGAGGAAGAAACAACAGCTTCACTTGCAATAGAGGCTTCACGAAAAGCAATAGAAAATGCAGGAATTGATAAAGAAGAGATTGATTTAATTGTGGTTGCTACAACTACTCCTGACTATCCATTGTTTCCTTCAACAGCTTGCTTAATTCAAAAGGAGTTAGATATAAAGAAGGTCGCTGCCTTTGACATTAGTGCTGCTTGCACTGGTTTTATTTGTGCGTTAGATGTCGCGGCGAGCATGATGAAGTCAGGGTTATATAAAAAGGCCTTAGTTGTTGGTGCCGATACCTTGAGTAAATATTGCGATTGGACAGACCGAGCAACTGTTGTTCTTTTTGGTGATGGTGCTGGAGCTGTAATCCTTAGTCAAGTTGAAGAGGGCTATGGTTTATTAGCCACTAATATCGGTGCAAAAGGACAAGATCATGATAAGTTGATAGTGCCAATTGGTGGTTCTAAAGAAGCTCTTAATAAAGATAACCTGGATAATCCATTAAGATATATTCAAATGGACGGTAAGGCTATTTATAAATTTGCTGTAAATATTATTGTACAACTGATGGACGAGGCGCTGGAAAGAGCAGGGCTTACTAAGGAGGACGTTACCTTCTTGATCCCTCATCAGGCTAACAAACGAATGATCGATTACGCTCAGGAGAAGTTAGGATTGTCTGATGAACAAGTGTATGTTAATATTGACCGGTATGGTAATACTTCCAGCGCATCTATCCCAATAGCAATTAACGAAGCCATGAGCAAAAATCTCCTTAAAAAGGGTGATATCGTAATTACTGTTGGATTTGGAGCCGGACTCACCTACGGGGCAAATGTTATTAAGTGGATATAA
- a CDS encoding AI-2E family transporter: MKKLSIPDWFFFFLLIVLTMAFYKILSPYFIDIFLAVILAHVMRGVFSFLCNKLKFKQLAAALTVLAILLIIIIPIIVIGVILANELVKIYATIMISIPKAQVIIDKFSEIYFLQPLFESGLQINVMQELTNVLRGSAGNIVNLTSQILITISFNIFHLFIICFVIYFLYTDGDILIKKLMYLSPLDDKEEQRLINEVVNITDATLLGTMFVGVLEGIYGALIFYLFGIGSPVFWGVVIMLLSVIPIVGAIFVLVPAGIFLIVSGKWVVGLLVIVLAYVGTTITQSYIKPIFVSRRAGPHPAIIFLSTLGGLAWFGPVGFIIGPVFASLFIGVWNQFGKKYNRELELWNRGESADFEEVVPNDVY, from the coding sequence ATGAAAAAACTTAGCATACCGGATTGGTTTTTCTTTTTTTTGCTGATAGTTCTTACCATGGCTTTCTACAAAATTTTATCGCCGTATTTTATCGATATTTTCTTGGCTGTGATTTTGGCACATGTAATGAGAGGTGTTTTTTCTTTTTTATGCAATAAACTAAAGTTCAAGCAATTAGCTGCTGCCTTAACAGTTCTGGCTATTTTGTTAATAATAATAATTCCAATTATAGTTATTGGTGTGATACTGGCTAATGAGCTTGTTAAAATTTATGCAACAATTATGATTTCCATTCCCAAAGCACAAGTGATTATTGATAAGTTTAGTGAGATATATTTTTTGCAGCCTTTGTTTGAGAGTGGGTTACAGATAAATGTTATGCAAGAGTTAACAAATGTTCTGCGAGGTTCTGCCGGTAATATTGTTAATCTTACCAGTCAGATTTTGATAACAATTAGTTTCAATATTTTTCATTTGTTTATAATTTGTTTTGTTATTTATTTTTTATATACGGATGGAGATATTCTTATTAAGAAATTAATGTATTTATCACCATTAGACGACAAAGAAGAGCAACGGCTTATTAATGAAGTAGTTAATATAACAGATGCAACTTTACTGGGAACTATGTTTGTGGGTGTTTTGGAGGGGATTTATGGAGCTTTGATTTTTTATTTGTTTGGAATAGGTTCTCCCGTCTTTTGGGGAGTTGTAATCATGCTTTTGTCTGTGATTCCAATTGTTGGAGCAATTTTTGTGTTAGTTCCGGCTGGAATTTTTTTGATTGTTTCTGGCAAGTGGGTTGTGGGGTTGTTGGTTATAGTTTTGGCGTATGTTGGTACAACAATCACGCAAAGTTATATTAAACCTATTTTTGTTTCTAGGCGTGCTGGTCCACATCCAGCAATTATTTTTCTATCAACATTGGGTGGATTAGCTTGGTTTGGACCAGTTGGGTTTATTATTGGACCAGTGTTTGCTTCTTTATTTATTGGTGTTTGGAATCAATTTGGGAAAAAGTATAATAGAGAACTAGAACTCTGGAATAGAGGAGAAAGCGCGGATTTCGAAGAGGTCGTTCCTAACGACGTGTATTAA
- a CDS encoding TrmH family RNA methyltransferase, producing the protein MEKITSTQNVKFKNLCKLRLKKYRDETSTFLVEGEKEINLALKNEFICQELWGLEEKLSLLKEDVPKYIISIEMFEKIGYREKTETIVGVFQKKDSDYKLSRANCVLVCEDIEKPGNIGALFRIADGAGVEAIVFNNQQTDIYNPNVIRNSVGTFFSVPFLILSQEDAYKQFIDAGIKVLVATPEATIVYHQAKLSDKFALVVGSEHHGVSEFWKKQANINVSVPMLGQNDSLNLSVSVAVILYDRIRQLL; encoded by the coding sequence ATGGAAAAAATAACCAGCACGCAAAACGTGAAATTTAAGAATTTATGCAAATTACGCTTAAAAAAATATCGAGATGAAACATCTACTTTTTTGGTTGAAGGCGAAAAGGAAATCAATCTTGCCTTAAAGAATGAGTTTATTTGCCAAGAGTTGTGGGGATTAGAAGAAAAGCTTTCTTTATTAAAAGAGGATGTTCCTAAATATATTATTAGTATAGAGATGTTTGAGAAGATTGGTTATCGCGAAAAAACAGAAACAATAGTTGGAGTTTTTCAGAAAAAAGATAGTGACTATAAATTAAGTCGTGCTAATTGTGTTCTTGTTTGTGAAGACATAGAAAAGCCGGGTAATATAGGTGCTTTGTTTAGAATTGCGGATGGGGCTGGTGTTGAGGCAATAGTTTTTAATAATCAACAAACGGATATTTATAATCCCAATGTTATAAGGAATAGCGTGGGTACTTTTTTTAGTGTTCCGTTTTTAATTTTATCTCAAGAAGACGCGTATAAACAATTTATTGATGCAGGAATCAAAGTATTAGTTGCAACGCCTGAAGCAACAATAGTTTATCATCAGGCAAAACTTTCGGATAAGTTCGCATTAGTTGTTGGTAGTGAGCATCATGGGGTTTCTGAGTTTTGGAAGAAGCAGGCCAATATTAATGTCTCAGTACCGATGCTTGGACAAAATGATTCCTTAAATTTGAGCGTCAGTGTGGCGGTCATCCTTTATGATAGGATAAGGCAGTTATTATGA
- the plsX gene encoding phosphate acyltransferase PlsX encodes MKIAIDAMGGDFAPKNEVMGAVAAVKNDSQVEVVLVGDEQTLKAELALHGSPKRITIVDAKDRISMNEQPTQAIKKSTSSLMVAIQLLNNGQVDALVSAGNTGAVLAASIFKVGRIKNVDRPAIVAVFPTMKKPIVALDLGANVDCKTKHLVQFAKMGSVYAQHRFGIERPEVRLLNIGEEEHKGNELTTETYKLLKEDKTINFVGNLEPSHLLAGYTDVVVCDGFVGNIVLKLGEGFISTIFKMIKGTIKRSLMAMFGAIFMLPALRKIRKKFDYDEFGGTLLLGVKKPVIKAHGSASPKAFKNAIREAAIMVREQIVEDIAKILSENSAEQGATKENGTK; translated from the coding sequence ATGAAGATAGCAATAGACGCAATGGGTGGAGATTTCGCTCCTAAGAATGAAGTTATGGGTGCAGTTGCAGCAGTCAAAAATGATTCTCAGGTAGAAGTCGTATTAGTAGGTGATGAGCAGACACTGAAGGCAGAGCTGGCGCTTCATGGCTCACCAAAAAGAATTACTATAGTTGATGCTAAAGATAGAATCTCCATGAATGAACAACCGACTCAAGCAATAAAAAAATCAACATCATCATTAATGGTTGCGATTCAACTTCTGAATAATGGTCAGGTGGATGCTTTAGTTTCCGCTGGGAATACTGGGGCGGTTCTTGCTGCTTCTATTTTTAAAGTAGGTAGGATAAAGAATGTCGATCGACCAGCGATTGTTGCTGTTTTCCCAACCATGAAAAAACCAATTGTTGCCCTAGACCTTGGAGCAAATGTTGATTGTAAGACAAAGCATTTGGTTCAGTTTGCCAAAATGGGTTCGGTGTATGCACAGCACAGATTTGGCATAGAAAGACCAGAAGTGCGGTTGCTTAACATCGGGGAAGAAGAACACAAAGGTAATGAGCTCACTACGGAGACGTATAAATTATTAAAAGAGGATAAAACTATTAATTTTGTTGGCAACCTTGAACCTTCTCATTTGTTGGCTGGATATACAGATGTTGTGGTGTGTGATGGTTTCGTAGGTAATATTGTTCTTAAGCTTGGAGAAGGATTTATTTCAACAATTTTTAAAATGATTAAAGGTACAATTAAGAGAAGTCTTATGGCAATGTTTGGCGCTATTTTTATGTTGCCAGCACTTAGGAAAATTAGAAAGAAATTTGATTATGATGAGTTTGGGGGAACGCTTTTATTGGGTGTAAAAAAACCAGTCATAAAAGCACATGGTTCTGCAAGTCCGAAGGCATTTAAAAATGCTATCAGGGAAGCAGCAATTATGGTTAGAGAACAAATAGTGGAGGATATTGCCAAGATACTATCAGAGAATAGTGCTGAGCAGGGGGCAACGAAAGAAAATGGAACAAAATAA
- a CDS encoding electron transfer flavoprotein subunit alpha/FixB family protein, producing MSPKEIWIFAEQREGVLSNATLELLSEGQILANKAGYTLCAMLLSADDTNLLQPLYNYGAKKVYSAVDKKLAYYQNDYYSKVISDLINEYKPEIVLYGATSVGRSLAPTIAVMVYAGLTADCTELDFDTEQMLLLQTRPAFGGNIMATILCPNHRPQMSTVRPNVFKKKKLGEKEKGEKITVKVDLSKVKERMRLIEETIEEMDVVDLCEAEFIVSGGRGLGSPDNFFKIQELAKELGAAVGASRATVDAGWIAHFHQVGQTGKTVCPKVYIACGISGAIQHLAGMQSSDFIVAINKDAQAPIFDVADIGVVGDLHEIVPELTAQIRALKK from the coding sequence ATGAGCCCAAAAGAAATTTGGATTTTTGCTGAACAAAGAGAAGGTGTTCTAAGTAATGCTACTTTAGAATTACTTAGTGAAGGACAGATTTTAGCAAATAAAGCGGGTTATACTTTGTGTGCAATGCTATTGTCAGCTGACGATACTAACCTTTTACAGCCACTATATAATTATGGTGCGAAGAAAGTTTATTCAGCAGTAGATAAAAAACTTGCCTATTATCAGAACGACTATTATTCCAAAGTGATTTCAGATCTTATTAATGAATATAAGCCAGAGATTGTTTTATATGGTGCAACTAGCGTTGGGAGAAGTTTAGCTCCTACTATTGCTGTAATGGTATATGCTGGGTTAACAGCTGACTGTACTGAGTTAGATTTTGATACTGAGCAAATGTTGCTTTTACAAACAAGACCAGCCTTCGGTGGTAATATTATGGCGACAATTCTTTGTCCAAATCATCGTCCACAAATGTCTACTGTTAGGCCAAATGTTTTCAAGAAGAAGAAGCTTGGAGAAAAAGAAAAAGGCGAAAAGATAACCGTTAAAGTGGATCTTTCTAAAGTAAAAGAAAGAATGCGCTTAATAGAAGAAACTATTGAAGAGATGGATGTTGTTGATCTTTGTGAAGCAGAATTTATTGTTTCCGGAGGAAGAGGCTTGGGTAGTCCTGATAATTTTTTTAAAATACAAGAACTAGCTAAAGAATTAGGTGCAGCAGTTGGTGCTTCACGTGCCACTGTTGATGCTGGCTGGATAGCGCATTTCCATCAAGTGGGTCAAACAGGAAAGACCGTGTGTCCTAAAGTTTATATCGCTTGTGGCATTTCTGGTGCAATTCAGCATTTAGCTGGGATGCAGAGTTCAGACTTTATAGTTGCTATCAATAAAGATGCTCAAGCTCCTATTTTTGATGTTGCAGATATTGGGGTTGTTGGTGATTTGCATGAGATAGTGCCTGAGCTTACTGCTCAAATTAGGGCTTTAAAGAAGTAA
- a CDS encoding acyl-CoA dehydrogenase family protein, with the protein MEYFLTDEQKMIVELSRKITNEFIIPDRARLDQEEIFPTEILKKIADADLYGLYIPEAYGGFGGGVMDFILAVEEFSRGCIGVSVSFAANALGIYPVLAFGTEEQKQKYLPAIAAGKSQAAFGLTEANAGSDAGGVQTTAELKGDHYILNGTKQWITNGGEADTYTIIAMTDKAKGARGASAFIVEKGTEGFTFGKKEDKLGIRASATRELVFQDCKIPKANLLGKEGQGFIVAMKNLDHSRPGIAAQGVGLAQGAMDAAVKYSRERVQFGKPISAFQANQHKIANMATEIEAARCLLYQTARTIDAGIKDFSQESAMCKLYATDVANKVANEALQIFGGYGYMREYPVEKMFRDAKILQIYEGTNEIQRNVIALDAIKKSAKQDR; encoded by the coding sequence GTGGAATATTTTTTAACAGACGAGCAGAAAATGATCGTAGAGCTTTCTAGAAAGATCACGAATGAATTCATAATTCCAGACAGAGCAAGATTAGATCAAGAGGAGATTTTTCCAACAGAAATCCTTAAGAAAATCGCAGACGCTGACCTTTATGGTCTATATATACCAGAGGCATACGGAGGATTCGGTGGTGGAGTAATGGATTTCATTCTAGCTGTGGAAGAGTTCAGCAGAGGTTGTATTGGGGTGTCAGTATCTTTTGCAGCGAATGCATTAGGTATTTATCCAGTACTTGCTTTTGGCACTGAAGAGCAAAAACAAAAATACCTTCCAGCCATAGCGGCAGGAAAATCGCAAGCAGCCTTTGGTTTAACAGAGGCAAATGCTGGTTCAGATGCTGGTGGAGTTCAAACAACGGCAGAACTTAAAGGTGATCATTATATATTAAATGGGACAAAGCAATGGATAACAAACGGTGGAGAAGCAGACACTTACACTATTATTGCAATGACAGATAAAGCAAAGGGCGCTAGGGGCGCATCTGCCTTTATTGTTGAAAAGGGAACAGAAGGTTTTACTTTCGGTAAGAAAGAAGACAAATTAGGAATCCGTGCTTCTGCAACAAGAGAACTAGTATTCCAAGATTGCAAGATTCCGAAAGCAAATTTATTAGGCAAAGAAGGACAAGGTTTTATCGTTGCGATGAAGAATCTTGACCATTCAAGGCCTGGTATTGCTGCTCAAGGTGTTGGGTTGGCTCAAGGTGCTATGGACGCTGCTGTTAAGTACTCCAGAGAAAGAGTGCAGTTTGGTAAGCCAATTTCTGCTTTCCAAGCTAACCAACATAAGATTGCAAACATGGCTACAGAGATTGAAGCTGCGAGATGTTTGTTATATCAGACAGCCAGAACAATTGATGCTGGAATTAAAGATTTCTCACAAGAATCAGCAATGTGCAAATTATATGCAACAGATGTTGCTAATAAAGTAGCAAATGAAGCGTTACAGATTTTTGGTGGATATGGCTACATGAGAGAGTATCCTGTAGAAAAGATGTTCAGAGATGCAAAAATACTTCAGATTTACGAAGGCACAAATGAAATCCAAAGAAACGTAATTGCTTTGGATGCAATCAAAAAGAGTGCTAAACAAGACAGATAG
- a CDS encoding electron transfer flavoprotein subunit beta/FixA family protein, producing MNIAVCIKQVPDSDKVTIDRETNRLNRTGVPSVINPFDENAIELGLQLKDKHGGKVTVITMGPPQAEQALRDCIAVGADEAYLITDRKFAGADTWATSYTLSLAVQKAGDFDVVLFGKQAIDGDTAQVGPGVAYFMDIPVITYVKEVEKTETGFKVKRVTEEGYQLWEVDGKAAFTVVKEANTMRLPSLKGKMRAKSATITTWGADDIGAEEEKIGLKGSPTIVRKVFSPPIKTNREIIENEDPKQSVKELLGKLKERKIL from the coding sequence ATGAATATTGCAGTTTGTATTAAACAGGTTCCTGATTCTGATAAGGTTACTATCGATAGGGAAACCAATCGTTTGAATAGGACCGGAGTTCCAAGTGTAATCAATCCATTTGATGAAAATGCAATTGAATTAGGGTTACAACTTAAAGATAAACATGGCGGAAAAGTTACCGTTATAACAATGGGTCCACCACAAGCAGAACAAGCACTTAGGGATTGTATAGCAGTTGGTGCTGATGAAGCATACCTTATTACTGATAGAAAGTTTGCGGGAGCAGACACATGGGCTACTTCCTATACATTAAGCCTTGCTGTACAAAAAGCGGGCGACTTTGATGTTGTACTTTTTGGCAAACAAGCTATTGATGGAGACACTGCGCAAGTAGGTCCTGGCGTAGCATATTTTATGGATATTCCTGTGATTACTTATGTTAAAGAAGTTGAAAAAACTGAAACAGGATTTAAGGTAAAAAGAGTTACCGAAGAAGGCTACCAGCTATGGGAAGTTGATGGTAAAGCTGCGTTTACTGTAGTAAAAGAAGCAAATACTATGAGGCTACCATCTCTTAAAGGAAAAATGAGAGCAAAAAGTGCCACTATTACAACTTGGGGTGCCGATGATATTGGTGCTGAAGAAGAAAAAATTGGTTTAAAAGGTTCTCCAACAATTGTTAGAAAAGTTTTTTCTCCACCTATTAAAACAAATAGAGAGATAATAGAAAATGAAGATCCGAAGCAGTCTGTAAAAGAACTGCTAGGTAAGTTGAAGGAGAGGAAAATACTATGA
- a CDS encoding NYN domain-containing protein — MTKTAILIDGGFFLKRYYAVYGRSPMEDGADKVTKTISNICSEFQKKFEFDLLKIFYYDCFPYINKEKTPISGKVIDFSQTSLAQFKMKLYDELKKTRKMVLRLGELKTGYGWLIKPMLTKGLLSGANDFKSLTDDDFYFDLQQKGVDMKIGLDISTFAYKKQVDQIILVAGDADFVPAAKVARREGIDFILDPMWQHIDDQLFEHIDGLYSVCPNPNQKNKRVSRNNQ, encoded by the coding sequence ATGACTAAAACAGCGATACTTATTGATGGTGGGTTTTTTCTAAAAAGATATTATGCGGTTTATGGCAGATCTCCGATGGAAGATGGAGCCGATAAAGTAACCAAAACCATCTCTAATATTTGTTCTGAGTTTCAAAAGAAATTTGAATTTGATTTGTTAAAAATCTTCTACTACGATTGTTTCCCTTACATAAACAAAGAAAAAACTCCTATCTCTGGCAAGGTAATTGATTTTAGCCAAACATCCTTGGCACAATTTAAAATGAAACTTTATGATGAGCTTAAAAAAACAAGAAAAATGGTTTTAAGATTAGGAGAACTAAAAACTGGTTATGGTTGGCTAATCAAACCCATGCTAACTAAAGGACTATTAAGTGGAGCAAATGACTTTAAGTCGTTAACAGACGATGACTTCTATTTTGACCTTCAACAAAAAGGCGTAGACATGAAAATAGGCCTAGATATTTCAACCTTTGCTTACAAAAAACAAGTTGATCAGATTATTCTAGTAGCAGGAGATGCCGACTTTGTGCCAGCAGCAAAAGTTGCGAGAAGAGAAGGGATTGATTTTATACTAGATCCCATGTGGCAACACATTGATGATCAACTATTCGAACATATTGATGGGCTCTATTCTGTCTGCCCTAACCCTAATCAAAAGAACAAAAGGGTAAGCAGAAATAATCAATAA
- a CDS encoding DUF177 domain-containing protein produces the protein MKIDINPLLGAVGASFEVDLTEKLFMDLGEDFEIKGPVTLKGTITNTGMGLIAKGKCVTTVLMECAICLKVFEEKLSLDFEERFIDESQAFFPPDKDHEIQEDDIYFTYSSDLSLDFSEMIREIIILNLPIAPKCDINCQVKEQEQKKTIDPRLAVLAKLKKKTEDCNGCTKEENN, from the coding sequence ATGAAAATTGATATTAATCCATTATTAGGTGCTGTTGGCGCGAGCTTTGAGGTTGATTTAACCGAAAAGCTGTTTATGGACTTAGGCGAAGATTTCGAAATTAAAGGGCCCGTAACTTTAAAAGGCACAATAACAAATACTGGCATGGGGCTTATTGCCAAGGGTAAGTGTGTTACGACTGTTTTAATGGAATGTGCAATATGCTTAAAAGTGTTTGAAGAAAAATTATCCTTAGATTTTGAAGAAAGATTTATCGATGAGTCGCAAGCTTTTTTCCCTCCAGACAAAGATCATGAAATTCAAGAGGACGACATCTATTTTACTTATAGCTCTGATTTATCTCTAGATTTTTCTGAAATGATACGTGAAATAATTATTTTAAATTTGCCAATAGCTCCTAAATGTGATATAAATTGTCAGGTTAAAGAGCAGGAACAGAAAAAGACAATTGATCCAAGACTTGCTGTTTTGGCAAAGTTAAAAAAGAAGACGGAGGACTGTAATGGCTGTACCAAAGAAGAAAACAACTAA
- the fabD gene encoding ACP S-malonyltransferase, producing the protein MKTAFIFPGQGSQFVGMGKSLLDANKDFFAEHRAIINEVCGASFLEIMLEGPIEELSLTFNTQPALFIASALVTDILKKARKTPQIVAGHSLGEYSALYAAGVFDFRTGLTLVKKRGEMMNKAVPAGVGTMAAVMGLDPEKIEAIVKFQGVEVANYNNSAQIIISGKKEDVLKCFEPLQSAGAKRVMELNVSGPFHSSLMRPMADEFSKIMDSMQFNNAVIPVVTNVDAEMTTESGQFKQKLVKQLYSSVYWMQSVEKMISHGVEKYVECGAGKVLAGISKRIAKDSEVLSIDNSEDLLKYTEG; encoded by the coding sequence ATGAAAACAGCTTTTATTTTTCCTGGTCAGGGTTCTCAGTTTGTAGGGATGGGGAAGTCTCTTCTAGATGCAAATAAAGATTTCTTTGCTGAGCACAGAGCAATAATCAATGAGGTTTGTGGTGCTTCTTTTTTAGAAATTATGTTGGAAGGACCTATTGAAGAACTTAGTCTTACATTTAATACGCAACCAGCATTGTTTATCGCTTCAGCATTAGTAACAGATATTTTAAAAAAAGCTAGGAAAACTCCTCAAATTGTTGCCGGACATAGTCTTGGTGAATATTCAGCTCTTTATGCTGCAGGTGTTTTCGATTTCCGTACGGGTCTTACTTTAGTTAAAAAACGTGGAGAAATGATGAATAAAGCAGTTCCTGCGGGAGTAGGAACAATGGCGGCAGTTATGGGATTAGATCCTGAGAAAATTGAAGCAATAGTTAAGTTTCAAGGTGTTGAAGTAGCGAATTATAATAATTCAGCACAGATTATTATTTCTGGTAAAAAAGAAGATGTCTTGAAATGCTTTGAGCCACTACAAAGTGCTGGGGCAAAAAGAGTAATGGAACTGAATGTAAGTGGTCCATTCCATTCCTCGTTAATGCGTCCTATGGCTGACGAGTTTTCAAAGATTATGGACAGCATGCAGTTTAATAATGCAGTAATCCCAGTAGTAACTAATGTAGATGCAGAGATGACAACTGAAAGTGGTCAATTTAAACAGAAGCTAGTTAAACAGCTCTACTCTTCAGTTTACTGGATGCAGTCAGTTGAAAAAATGATTAGCCATGGTGTCGAAAAGTATGTAGAATGTGGCGCTGGTAAGGTTCTTGCTGGAATTAGCAAAAGAATCGCAAAAGATTCTGAGGTTTTGTCTATTGATAATAGCGAAGATTTGCTAAAATATACTGAGGGGTAA